In one Streptomyces sp. NBC_01241 genomic region, the following are encoded:
- a CDS encoding alpha-L-fucosidase — translation MTTVNTPLNPGPVLPDLETVPDRFARSSWFRHDRFGMFIHWGAYAVWARGEWVRSHEKVDADAYQDAVDRFGAEHFDPETWADLAVAAGMKYAVLTAKHHDGFCLFDSALTDYTSMRNGIGRDLVREFLDAFRSRGIKVGLYYSLLDWHHPDYPHYGDENHPHRDDPAHAGHVSDLDSYRRFLHGQIREVCTNYGSLDILWFDFSYAGMGPAQWGAQEIVDMVRVLQPDALMDNRLETSGGGLGSIATTAPNPYSGDFVSPEQVIPVEGIRGQDGAPVPWEACVTLNNSWGYCADDDLWKTSQQLITKLVECVAKGGNLLLNIGPKPDGTLQPEAEERLRAIGAWLDINGESIHGAGPAGLGTPEWGYYTRTENAVYAHVLRAPIGPLALAGGIPKDRIARMTSLADGRELQLCDSWVIDSYPHLPFIQFGEIGHHTYPLPDPVDTVVKIELRDEGPA, via the coding sequence ATGACGACGGTGAACACCCCGCTGAATCCCGGGCCGGTCCTGCCCGACCTGGAGACCGTCCCCGACCGGTTCGCCCGCTCGTCCTGGTTCCGTCACGACCGGTTCGGCATGTTCATCCACTGGGGCGCCTACGCGGTGTGGGCGCGGGGCGAATGGGTCCGCTCGCACGAGAAGGTCGATGCCGACGCCTATCAGGACGCGGTCGACCGGTTCGGCGCCGAGCACTTCGACCCGGAGACCTGGGCCGATCTGGCCGTGGCCGCCGGCATGAAGTACGCGGTGCTGACCGCCAAGCACCATGACGGTTTCTGCCTGTTCGACTCGGCCCTCACCGATTACACCAGCATGCGCAACGGGATCGGCCGCGACCTCGTCCGGGAGTTCCTCGACGCCTTCCGCTCCCGCGGCATCAAGGTCGGCCTCTACTACTCGCTGCTGGACTGGCACCACCCGGACTACCCTCACTACGGCGACGAGAACCACCCGCACCGCGACGACCCCGCCCATGCCGGCCACGTCAGCGATTTGGATTCCTATCGGCGCTTCCTGCACGGCCAGATCCGTGAAGTGTGCACGAACTACGGCTCGCTGGACATCCTGTGGTTCGACTTCTCCTACGCCGGCATGGGCCCCGCACAGTGGGGCGCCCAGGAGATCGTCGACATGGTCCGGGTCCTCCAGCCGGACGCCCTGATGGACAACCGCCTGGAGACCAGCGGGGGCGGTCTCGGATCCATCGCCACCACCGCACCGAACCCCTACAGCGGCGACTTCGTCTCGCCCGAGCAGGTCATTCCCGTCGAGGGGATCCGCGGCCAGGACGGCGCGCCCGTCCCGTGGGAGGCCTGTGTCACCCTCAACAACAGCTGGGGCTACTGCGCCGACGACGATCTGTGGAAGACCTCCCAGCAGCTGATCACGAAGCTGGTCGAGTGCGTGGCCAAGGGCGGCAATCTGCTGCTCAACATCGGGCCCAAGCCCGACGGCACGCTTCAGCCCGAGGCCGAGGAGCGGTTGCGCGCGATCGGCGCCTGGCTGGACATCAACGGCGAGTCGATCCACGGCGCGGGCCCGGCCGGACTCGGCACGCCGGAATGGGGCTACTACACCCGCACCGAGAACGCGGTCTATGCCCATGTCCTGCGCGCCCCGATCGGGCCGCTGGCCCTGGCCGGCGGTATCCCCAAGGACCGCATCGCCCGGATGACATCGCTCGCCGACGGCCGTGAACTCCAGTTGTGCGACTCCTGGGTCATCGATTCCTACCCGCACCTTCCGTTCATCCAGTTCGGCGAGATCGGCCACCACACCTATCCGCTGCCCGACCCGGTCGACACCGTCGTCAAGATCGAACTGCGGGACGAGGGGCCGGCATGA
- a CDS encoding glycoside hydrolase family 13 protein, with translation MAAPHSERTDDWWRSAVIYQVYPRSFADGDGDGTGDLAGVRAKLPYLVELGVDALWFTPWYVSPLVDGGYDVADYRTIDPAFGTLAEAEKLIAEARESGLRVIVDIVPNHVSDQHVWFRAALDAGPGSPERELFHFRPGRGKRGGLPPNDWPSQFSGRTWTRVPDGEWYLHLFTPEQPDLNWAHPTVRQEHEEILRFWFERGVAGVRIDSAALLAKDPQLADFVEGVDPHPYIDQDELHDIYRSWRAIADEYQGIYVGEVWLPDSERFARYLRPDELHTAFNFNFLACPWQPDRLRRTIDDTLAEHAPVGAPATWVLCNHDVTRTVTRYGREDTGFDFAEKTFGTPTDPHLGTRRARAAALLTLALPGAVYVYQGEELGLPEADVPLDRIQDPMHFRSGGTDPGRDGCRVPLPWVADAPNSGFGSRGEPWLPQPEDWPAYAADRQSTDPASMLTLYREALRLRRTVPGFGDESLTWLPSATGVIAFGRGPGLTCVVNLAVEPAELPAHTGVLLASGSLDEGGRLPQDTAVWLLT, from the coding sequence GTGGCAGCCCCTCACTCGGAACGCACCGACGACTGGTGGCGCAGCGCCGTCATCTACCAGGTGTACCCACGCAGCTTCGCCGACGGCGACGGCGACGGCACCGGGGACCTCGCGGGCGTCCGGGCGAAACTGCCCTACCTCGTCGAACTCGGTGTCGACGCCCTCTGGTTCACGCCCTGGTACGTCTCGCCACTCGTCGACGGCGGCTACGACGTCGCCGACTACCGCACCATCGACCCCGCCTTCGGAACACTTGCCGAGGCCGAGAAACTCATCGCGGAAGCCCGCGAGTCCGGCCTCCGGGTCATCGTCGACATCGTCCCCAACCACGTGTCCGATCAGCACGTCTGGTTCCGGGCGGCCCTGGACGCCGGGCCCGGCAGCCCCGAGCGCGAGCTGTTCCACTTCCGGCCGGGCCGGGGTAAGAGGGGTGGACTCCCACCCAACGACTGGCCCTCCCAGTTCTCCGGACGCACCTGGACCCGCGTGCCCGACGGTGAGTGGTACCTCCACCTCTTCACCCCCGAGCAGCCCGACCTCAACTGGGCACACCCGACGGTCCGTCAGGAACACGAAGAGATACTGCGCTTCTGGTTCGAACGGGGCGTCGCGGGCGTACGGATCGACTCCGCGGCACTGCTCGCCAAGGACCCGCAACTCGCCGACTTCGTCGAGGGCGTCGACCCCCACCCCTACATCGACCAGGACGAACTCCACGACATCTACCGGTCCTGGCGCGCCATAGCCGACGAGTACCAGGGGATCTACGTCGGCGAGGTCTGGCTGCCCGACTCCGAGCGCTTCGCCCGCTACCTCCGCCCCGACGAACTGCACACCGCCTTCAACTTCAACTTCCTCGCGTGCCCGTGGCAGCCGGACCGCCTGCGGCGCACCATCGACGACACCCTGGCCGAGCACGCCCCGGTCGGCGCCCCCGCGACCTGGGTCCTGTGCAACCACGACGTGACCCGGACCGTGACACGGTACGGCCGCGAGGACACCGGATTCGACTTCGCCGAGAAGACCTTCGGGACGCCCACGGACCCGCACCTCGGCACCCGGCGCGCCCGGGCCGCCGCCCTGCTGACCCTCGCGCTTCCCGGCGCCGTCTACGTGTACCAGGGCGAGGAACTGGGCCTGCCCGAGGCCGACGTGCCTCTCGACCGCATCCAGGACCCCATGCACTTCCGCTCCGGCGGCACCGACCCGGGACGAGACGGCTGCAGAGTGCCGCTCCCGTGGGTCGCCGACGCGCCGAACAGCGGTTTCGGCTCGCGGGGCGAACCCTGGCTGCCGCAGCCGGAGGACTGGCCGGCCTACGCCGCCGACCGGCAGAGCACCGACCCCGCCTCGATGCTGACGCTGTACCGCGAGGCGCTGCGGCTGCGACGGACCGTCCCCGGCTTCGGGGACGAGTCGCTGACCTGGCTGCCGTCGGCGACGGGGGTCATCGCCTTCGGCCGGGGCCCTGGCCTGACCTGTGTCGTCAACCTCGCCGTGGAGCCCGCAGAGCTCCCTGCCCACACAGGCGTCCTGCTCGCCAGCGGTTCCCTGGACGAAGGGGGCCGCCTCCCGCAGGACACGGCGGTGTGGTTGCTGACCTGA
- a CDS encoding extracellular solute-binding protein, with protein sequence MRSARFRRTRRAGAVALVSALTLTALAACGTSSSNNGSGGSEGGESLDPAAPLDPKTKVTLTIDCMPPAAKAAELKEWKEDVAEFNKTYPGVTIEGRSTPGQCLEPPRFTAMLKAKSQPDVFYTYFTDLPQVLDNDGAADITAYVSDKSVPLLKDIDPNVLNSLKQDGKLYGLPTSNYTMGLLINRKLFQQAGLDPDAPPRTWEEVRTAAKKIAGLGKGIAGFGEYSAGNTGGWHFTAQMYSRGGEVVDASGNRAAFNNELGRQVAENLHAMRWQDDSMGKTQLLKWGDLQKQIATDKLGMFLAAPDDIAYMVQQLGASYENFGMGPIPGEKNTLAGGNNYMIKKGISGDKIKAAVAWLNFKNLTVGKGQFEWARTKADKLPVGVPQPNFWLNESKTKDDAARIQYATMPVANFKTFTDNSVPGKAEPPKAQEVYKVLDNVMSGILTNKDADVDKLLATAEAQVNQVLANQ encoded by the coding sequence ATGAGAAGTGCCCGGTTCCGCCGTACCCGCCGCGCCGGCGCGGTCGCCCTCGTCTCCGCGCTCACGCTGACCGCGCTCGCCGCCTGCGGCACGAGCAGCAGCAACAACGGCAGCGGTGGATCCGAAGGTGGCGAGTCCTTGGACCCCGCCGCCCCCCTGGACCCGAAGACCAAGGTGACGCTCACCATCGACTGCATGCCCCCTGCGGCGAAGGCGGCCGAGCTCAAGGAGTGGAAGGAGGACGTCGCCGAGTTCAACAAGACGTACCCCGGCGTCACTATCGAAGGACGCTCCACCCCCGGCCAGTGTCTGGAGCCGCCGCGCTTCACAGCGATGCTCAAGGCCAAGTCCCAGCCGGACGTGTTCTACACCTACTTCACCGATCTCCCGCAGGTCCTCGATAACGACGGTGCCGCGGACATCACCGCCTACGTCAGCGACAAGAGCGTTCCCCTGCTGAAGGACATCGACCCGAACGTCCTCAACTCGCTCAAGCAGGACGGCAAGCTCTACGGCCTGCCCACCAGCAACTACACCATGGGCCTGCTCATCAACCGCAAGCTCTTCCAACAGGCGGGCCTGGACCCCGACGCTCCGCCGCGCACCTGGGAAGAGGTCCGCACGGCCGCGAAGAAGATCGCGGGCCTGGGCAAGGGCATCGCGGGCTTCGGCGAGTACAGCGCCGGCAACACGGGTGGCTGGCACTTCACCGCGCAGATGTACAGCCGCGGTGGTGAGGTCGTCGACGCGAGCGGCAATAGGGCCGCCTTCAACAACGAACTGGGCAGGCAGGTCGCCGAGAACCTGCACGCCATGCGCTGGCAGGACGACAGCATGGGCAAGACGCAACTGCTCAAGTGGGGCGACCTGCAGAAGCAGATAGCCACCGACAAGCTGGGTATGTTCCTGGCCGCACCCGACGACATCGCATACATGGTCCAGCAACTCGGCGCCAGTTACGAGAACTTCGGCATGGGACCGATCCCGGGCGAGAAGAACACCCTGGCCGGCGGCAACAACTACATGATCAAGAAGGGGATCTCCGGCGACAAGATCAAGGCCGCCGTCGCCTGGCTGAACTTCAAGAACCTCACCGTCGGCAAGGGGCAGTTCGAGTGGGCCCGCACCAAGGCCGACAAGCTGCCTGTGGGCGTTCCCCAGCCCAACTTCTGGCTGAACGAGTCCAAGACCAAGGACGACGCGGCGCGTATCCAGTACGCCACCATGCCGGTCGCCAACTTCAAGACGTTCACGGACAACTCCGTCCCGGGCAAGGCGGAGCCGCCGAAGGCCCAGGAGGTCTACAAGGTCCTCGACAACGTGATGTCGGGCATCCTCACCAACAAGGACGCCGACGTCGACAAGCTGCTCGCCACCGCCGAGGCGCAGGTCAACCAGGTCCTGGCCAACCAGTGA
- a CDS encoding NAD(P)H-dependent flavin oxidoreductase has product MLSFGDPSPFAGRIRRAGAALIIQVTDVDEARQAVDLGADVIVAQGTEGGGHGARHGRSTLPFVPLVVDLAAPVPVLAAGGIADGRGVAAALALGAAGAAIGTRFQATAEALVHPSIATAIVEGRGQDTERNRVLDIARSSQWPARYTARTLGHRYLDQWRGRETELAADPRAQRAYQDDVARGEIPPLPVWAGEAVDLITDLPPAADLVATLAAQAEDALTRAGRHRFFLRR; this is encoded by the coding sequence ATGTTGTCCTTCGGGGACCCTAGCCCTTTCGCCGGGCGCATCCGCCGGGCGGGCGCGGCACTGATCATTCAGGTCACCGATGTGGACGAGGCCAGGCAGGCGGTGGACCTGGGCGCCGACGTCATCGTCGCGCAGGGCACGGAGGGCGGTGGACACGGAGCCCGGCACGGACGGTCCACCCTGCCGTTCGTACCGCTCGTGGTGGACCTCGCGGCACCCGTGCCGGTGCTGGCGGCCGGCGGGATCGCCGACGGCCGCGGCGTGGCCGCGGCCCTGGCCCTGGGCGCGGCGGGGGCGGCCATCGGCACCCGCTTCCAGGCCACGGCCGAAGCCCTGGTCCACCCGTCGATCGCAACCGCGATCGTCGAGGGACGCGGACAGGACACCGAGCGCAACCGTGTCCTGGACATCGCCCGCAGCTCCCAGTGGCCCGCGCGGTACACCGCTCGCACCCTGGGCCATCGCTACCTCGACCAATGGCGGGGCCGGGAAACGGAACTCGCCGCGGATCCCCGGGCGCAACGGGCCTACCAGGACGACGTGGCACGAGGCGAGATTCCCCCGCTGCCCGTATGGGCCGGCGAGGCGGTCGACCTCATCACCGACCTCCCGCCTGCGGCCGACCTCGTCGCCACTCTGGCCGCCCAGGCCGAGGACGCCCTGACCCGAGCCGGGAGGCACCGCTTCTTCCTCCGCAGGTGA
- a CDS encoding MarR family winged helix-turn-helix transcriptional regulator codes for MIEDWARERPELETSPLEVLARLHRSFLRYSTRLTASIERHGLSVAGFEVLTALRWSGEPYRLTAGQLADSGLVSSAGVTLRIDRLEKDGLITRERDADDRKAVYSRLADKGLATVDTVFAEHLDNERRMLGKVSPSERRQLARLLRKLEDSILASDEESTDSTS; via the coding sequence GTGATCGAGGACTGGGCGCGCGAACGGCCGGAACTGGAGACGAGCCCGCTGGAGGTCTTGGCCCGGCTCCACCGCTCCTTCCTGCGCTACAGCACCAGGCTCACCGCATCGATCGAACGTCATGGACTGTCCGTGGCCGGCTTCGAGGTGCTGACCGCGCTGCGGTGGTCGGGAGAGCCGTATCGTCTGACGGCAGGTCAGCTCGCCGACTCCGGACTGGTGTCGTCCGCGGGGGTGACCCTGCGGATCGACCGTCTGGAGAAGGACGGTCTGATCACCCGTGAACGGGACGCCGACGACCGCAAAGCCGTCTACTCGCGTCTCGCAGACAAGGGCCTCGCGACGGTGGACACCGTGTTCGCGGAACATCTCGACAACGAACGCCGGATGCTCGGCAAAGTGTCTCCGTCCGAGCGCCGCCAACTCGCGCGGCTGCTGCGCAAGCTGGAGGACTCGATCCTCGCGTCCGACGAGGAGTCGACCGACTCCACGTCGTAA
- a CDS encoding DUF6461 domain-containing protein, translating into MTATAADYVWLNERFPDLAEAYCFTLVHNLAPVDVLARLEGQSEPSQTGVEAIVDAAFELLDRSDNTRQFIAMTTVGDWTLLIEPVGYIGVTEERALPASAGTRWVSHFVNINGLDSFLWAQDTAGRLTFEPAVPDRRWGTTPDEPVPVPPHEIRIDMGSSKTIAGFAYLPRQDGSINGRVGQYEFYVSSDGTTWGSPVATGTFADDSSRKTVGFPPTATRYIRFRALTAVDGGPYTTCATLSVIGS; encoded by the coding sequence ATGACTGCAACTGCTGCCGACTACGTATGGCTCAACGAGCGCTTCCCCGACCTCGCGGAGGCGTATTGCTTCACGCTGGTGCACAACCTGGCGCCTGTGGACGTCCTTGCCCGCCTCGAAGGCCAGAGCGAGCCTTCCCAGACCGGGGTGGAGGCGATAGTGGACGCGGCCTTTGAGCTCCTGGACCGTTCGGACAACACCCGGCAGTTCATCGCCATGACCACTGTCGGGGACTGGACCCTGCTGATTGAGCCCGTCGGCTACATCGGCGTCACCGAAGAGAGAGCCCTGCCCGCTTCTGCGGGCACCCGCTGGGTCTCGCACTTCGTCAACATCAACGGCCTCGACTCGTTCCTCTGGGCCCAGGACACGGCCGGTCGCCTGACGTTCGAGCCCGCAGTGCCCGACCGCCGCTGGGGAACAACCCCTGACGAACCCGTCCCGGTGCCGCCCCACGAAATCCGGATCGACATGGGCTCGTCCAAGACCATCGCGGGCTTCGCCTACCTGCCCCGCCAGGACGGCAGCATCAACGGTCGCGTCGGCCAGTACGAGTTCTACGTCAGCTCCGACGGCACGACCTGGGGCTCCCCGGTCGCCACCGGCACCTTCGCCGACGACTCCAGCCGCAAAACGGTCGGCTTCCCGCCCACCGCCACCCGCTACATCCGCTTCCGCGCCCTGACAGCGGTCGACGGCGGTCCCTACACCACCTGCGCCACCCTCTCCGTCATCGGCTCCTGA
- a CDS encoding carbohydrate ABC transporter permease, which translates to MSAPTLSTTTTANKSRRPGHQGRGPGPSGGTFAKHLRRNLTAHGFLIGAVICFALFSWYPMVREFLLAFQKTEGGRTTWAGLSNLNTVYNDPAFWQAWRNTLLFTVLALVLGFAVPFVVAVVLNEFRHARGYLRLLVYLPVMLPPVASVLLFKYLYDPGYGLLNEILGFFGLPAQQWLQDPDTSMLSVVIAATWMNMGGATLIYLAALQGIPGELYEAAELDGAGLFRKIWHVTIPQTRLILSLLLLMQVIATMQVFVEPFLLTGGAGPEGSTTTVVYLIYQYAFNFNNYGAAAALGLVLLVLLAGVSAAYVKLSRAEDE; encoded by the coding sequence TTGTCGGCCCCCACCCTCTCCACCACGACCACGGCGAACAAGTCCCGCCGCCCCGGGCACCAGGGCCGCGGGCCGGGGCCGTCCGGCGGAACCTTCGCCAAGCACCTTCGTCGCAATCTCACGGCCCACGGCTTCCTGATCGGTGCCGTGATCTGTTTCGCGCTGTTCTCCTGGTACCCGATGGTCAGGGAGTTCCTTCTCGCCTTCCAGAAGACCGAAGGCGGACGGACGACGTGGGCCGGGCTGTCCAATCTGAACACCGTCTACAACGACCCGGCCTTCTGGCAGGCCTGGCGCAACACCCTGCTGTTCACCGTACTCGCGCTGGTCCTCGGCTTCGCCGTACCGTTCGTCGTCGCGGTGGTCCTCAATGAGTTCCGGCACGCGCGGGGGTATCTGCGTCTGCTGGTCTACCTGCCGGTCATGCTGCCACCGGTCGCCTCCGTACTGCTCTTCAAGTATCTCTACGACCCCGGGTACGGCCTGCTCAACGAGATCCTCGGCTTCTTCGGTCTCCCCGCGCAGCAATGGCTCCAGGACCCGGACACCTCCATGCTCTCCGTGGTCATCGCGGCGACGTGGATGAACATGGGCGGCGCGACCCTGATCTACCTCGCCGCGCTGCAGGGAATCCCCGGCGAACTGTACGAGGCCGCGGAACTGGACGGGGCCGGTCTGTTCCGCAAGATCTGGCACGTCACCATCCCGCAGACCCGGCTCATCCTCTCGCTCCTGCTGCTCATGCAGGTCATCGCGACCATGCAGGTGTTCGTCGAACCGTTCCTGCTCACCGGCGGCGCGGGCCCCGAGGGATCGACCACCACCGTCGTCTACCTCATCTACCAGTACGCCTTCAACTTCAACAACTACGGCGCCGCGGCGGCGCTCGGTCTGGTCCTCCTCGTACTGCTCGCCGGGGTCTCGGCGGCGTACGTGAAGCTCAGCCGCGCCGAGGACGAGTAG
- a CDS encoding LacI family DNA-binding transcriptional regulator produces the protein MTRRLAQVAKKVGVSEATVSRVLNGKPGVSQATRQSVLTALDVLGYERPTQLRGERARLVGLVLPELQNPIFPAFAEVIGGALAQQGLTPVLCTQTKGGVSEADYVELLLQQQVSGVVFAGGLFAQADAPHEHYRLLAERKIPVVLINAPIENLDFPCISCDDAVAVEQAWRHLVSLGHESIGLVLGPADHIPSRRKLGAARDVARANGGELPDACVERTIFSLEGGQAAASRLLDRGVTGIICASDPLALGAVRAARRRGLAVPGDVSVVGYDDSAFMNCTEPPLTTVRQPIEAMGRAAVELLCTQIRDGEVHPGELLFEPELVVRGSTAQAPR, from the coding sequence ATGACGCGACGACTTGCTCAAGTAGCGAAGAAGGTGGGTGTCAGTGAGGCCACCGTCAGCCGGGTCCTCAATGGCAAGCCCGGGGTCTCCCAGGCGACCCGGCAGTCCGTGCTCACCGCGCTGGACGTGCTCGGATACGAGCGGCCGACCCAGCTGCGTGGCGAGCGCGCGCGCCTCGTGGGCCTGGTCCTGCCCGAGCTGCAGAACCCGATCTTCCCGGCTTTCGCCGAGGTGATCGGCGGTGCGCTGGCGCAGCAGGGTCTCACTCCGGTCCTGTGCACCCAGACCAAGGGCGGCGTCTCCGAGGCCGACTACGTGGAGCTGCTGCTCCAGCAGCAGGTCTCCGGCGTCGTCTTCGCCGGTGGGCTGTTCGCCCAGGCGGACGCCCCGCACGAGCACTACCGGCTGCTCGCCGAGCGGAAGATTCCGGTCGTCCTCATCAACGCTCCGATAGAGAACCTCGACTTCCCCTGCATCTCCTGCGACGACGCCGTCGCCGTCGAGCAGGCCTGGCGTCATCTGGTCTCGCTGGGCCATGAGTCCATCGGTCTGGTGCTGGGCCCGGCCGACCACATCCCTTCGCGGCGCAAGCTGGGGGCCGCGCGGGACGTCGCACGGGCCAACGGCGGGGAACTGCCGGACGCGTGCGTGGAGCGGACGATATTCTCCCTGGAGGGCGGCCAGGCGGCCGCATCGCGCCTTCTCGATCGGGGTGTCACCGGCATCATCTGCGCGAGCGACCCGCTGGCCCTGGGTGCCGTACGGGCGGCTCGCCGGCGCGGGCTCGCCGTACCGGGTGACGTCTCCGTGGTCGGATACGACGACTCCGCCTTCATGAACTGCACGGAGCCCCCGCTCACCACCGTGCGTCAGCCCATCGAGGCGATGGGGCGCGCGGCCGTCGAGTTGCTGTGCACCCAGATCCGGGATGGCGAAGTGCACCCCGGTGAACTGCTCTTCGAGCCCGAACTGGTGGTGCGCGGCTCCACGGCCCAGGCGCCGCGGTAG
- a CDS encoding carbohydrate ABC transporter permease yields the protein MSTRTLVSPAQLARPRGRIVYWVTFVLVVGLFTLVFLGPLYWMASGGLKSTQEAVQIPPTFAPESLNPGNYTRAWEVMDLSRLLFNTLYYAFGALAFQLIFDVAAAYSFSKLRPLFGKAILGMMLATLMIPATVLVVPQYLTVLDVPFVQRNLLNSPWVIWLPSVTNAFNIFLLKRFFDSIPKELLDAASMDGASPMRTLWSIVLPISRPILGVVSIFAVVGVWKDFLWPMLTLPDPAVQTLNVGIYSLSNGVPENVLIAALTIASLPTLLIFLIFQRNIMSGLTAGGLKG from the coding sequence ATGTCCACACGCACACTCGTCTCACCGGCCCAACTGGCCAGGCCCCGGGGCAGGATCGTCTACTGGGTGACCTTCGTCCTCGTCGTCGGCCTGTTCACCCTGGTCTTTCTCGGACCCCTCTACTGGATGGCGTCCGGTGGCCTCAAGTCCACGCAGGAAGCCGTCCAAATACCGCCGACGTTCGCCCCCGAGTCGCTGAACCCCGGGAACTACACCCGCGCCTGGGAAGTGATGGACCTCTCCCGGCTCCTCTTCAACACGCTGTACTACGCCTTCGGCGCCCTGGCCTTCCAGCTGATCTTCGATGTGGCGGCGGCCTATTCGTTCTCCAAGCTGCGGCCGCTCTTCGGCAAGGCGATCCTCGGCATGATGCTCGCCACCCTGATGATCCCGGCGACCGTGCTCGTCGTTCCGCAGTACCTCACGGTCCTGGACGTGCCGTTCGTGCAGCGCAATCTGCTGAACTCGCCCTGGGTGATCTGGCTGCCCTCGGTGACGAACGCCTTCAACATTTTCCTGCTGAAGAGATTCTTCGACTCCATCCCGAAGGAACTGCTGGACGCCGCCTCCATGGACGGAGCCTCACCGATGCGCACGCTGTGGTCGATCGTGCTGCCCATCTCACGGCCGATTCTGGGTGTCGTCTCCATCTTCGCCGTGGTCGGGGTCTGGAAGGACTTCCTCTGGCCGATGCTCACCCTGCCCGACCCGGCCGTGCAGACACTCAACGTCGGCATCTACTCGCTCTCCAACGGCGTTCCCGAGAACGTGCTGATCGCCGCGCTCACGATCGCGTCCCTGCCGACGCTGCTCATCTTCCTGATCTTCCAGCGCAACATCATGAGCGGCCTCACCGCGGGTGGCCTCAAGGGCTGA
- a CDS encoding integrase, translating into MMERPWDGCGKCLLGVRRLSRVKPATSSPERQRENVLRAVASIGVHIVGWADDWEVPGAIDPMTRPEPGSWFRVSRPRRHGLRPCRPPLR; encoded by the coding sequence GTGATGGAACGACCTTGGGATGGATGCGGCAAATGCCTGCTCGGGGTGCGGCGGCTGTCCCGCGTGAAGCCGGCCACGTCATCCCCCGAGCGTCAACGGGAGAACGTGCTGAGGGCCGTCGCCTCCATCGGCGTCCACATCGTCGGCTGGGCCGACGACTGGGAGGTCCCGGGCGCCATCGATCCGATGACGCGCCCGGAGCCGGGCTCCTGGTTCCGTGTCTCTCGCCCTCGCCGCCATGGCCTGCGCCCTTGTCGGCCACCGCTGCGGTGA
- a CDS encoding gamma-glutamyl-gamma-aminobutyrate hydrolase family protein: MTRPLIAIPARFCATTSALRYAAEVNARALVEAVWRAGGEPATIHPADPAEEDVAARLARFDAVLLPGGGDIAPYRYGAADTHDSVYDVDGLQDAFDIEAARRALQSGMPLLAICRGLQVVNVALGGSLQQDMGGPGHEHRHLLHPVAIRPGTRTARALGADKLEASCYHHQRTDRLGDGLTATATAGDGTIEALELPSAGGWFVAVQWHPEDTAHQDPFQQNLFDTLVRHARSG, translated from the coding sequence GTGACGCGCCCGTTGATAGCCATCCCGGCCCGCTTCTGCGCCACTACCTCCGCGCTGCGGTACGCCGCCGAGGTCAACGCCCGCGCGCTCGTCGAGGCCGTCTGGCGGGCCGGCGGCGAACCGGCGACCATCCATCCGGCCGACCCGGCCGAAGAGGACGTCGCCGCCCGCCTCGCCCGCTTCGACGCCGTACTGCTCCCCGGCGGTGGCGACATCGCCCCGTACCGCTACGGCGCCGCCGACACCCACGACAGCGTCTACGACGTCGACGGCCTCCAGGACGCCTTTGACATTGAAGCCGCCCGGCGAGCTCTGCAGTCGGGGATGCCGCTGTTGGCGATCTGCCGCGGCCTGCAGGTCGTCAACGTCGCCCTCGGCGGCAGCCTCCAGCAGGACATGGGCGGCCCCGGCCACGAGCACCGCCATCTGCTGCACCCGGTGGCGATCCGCCCCGGAACGCGGACGGCGCGTGCGCTGGGCGCCGACAAGCTCGAGGCGTCCTGCTACCACCACCAACGGACCGACCGCCTGGGCGACGGTCTGACCGCGACCGCCACAGCCGGCGACGGCACCATCGAAGCCCTCGAACTGCCCTCCGCAGGAGGCTGGTTCGTGGCGGTGCAGTGGCACCCGGAGGACACCGCGCACCAAGACCCCTTCCAGCAGAACCTGTTCGATACCCTGGTGCGCCACGCCCGCTCCGGCTGA